The Streptomyces europaeiscabiei genome window below encodes:
- a CDS encoding SGNH/GDSL hydrolase family protein → MQTSPHRSGRRGLAAVLTAVLVACLVSLAGITHAHAAPGDGSVSDPNIAYVGRWDTSSGTTAVANWTGAYVQTSFTGTTVKVKARDAVNFYVSVDGGPDVFHAGVRGTVNLTPQPLASGTHTLRITYRSGDTAFQGLVLDSGARTVAPGASAGLIEFVGDSITAGALTDRLALDSYAWKTGERLGMRHTQIARSGYCLVAQSGCTGLSGQFFKSASTGATNWDFSRYRASAVVINLGTNDIGHGVSGAAFQSAYTAFLRDVRAKYPDAVLFAVQTLKKRYVTETRAAVGARNNAGDGKVRYVDTSGWLTDGADYEDGNGHPNEAGHTKFAGRLASVIGTALSGTASASVKPAAPGQPGDPNIKFVGRWDTAGSSTAYTPYWAGAYYRVGFTGRTVQLKQRGTIDFWARIDNGPVKFYDDVKGTVNLTPAALSSGRHTLQVNYQVVAGSYRGDAVFQGLVLDSGATTFAAPAPARTVEFVGDSITVGTTTSQNARTAYGWLIGERLGTEHTQIAQGGACLVAAADGCVGLERQYTKLNPNAATPDWDTARYRADAVVINLGTNDVGHGVSSAQFQAAYTSLLRKVRAAHPQAWIFALETFRGRFVPQTEAAVQGAIAGGDSRLSFVDTTGWLGSGDLTDSVHPNDQGHRAITDRLAPIIAARIGV, encoded by the coding sequence ATGCAGACCTCCCCCCACAGGTCCGGCAGACGCGGCCTCGCGGCCGTCCTCACGGCCGTGCTCGTCGCCTGTCTGGTGTCGCTGGCCGGCATCACCCACGCCCACGCCGCGCCGGGCGACGGCTCGGTCTCCGACCCCAACATCGCCTACGTCGGCCGCTGGGACACGAGTTCCGGCACGACGGCCGTCGCCAACTGGACCGGCGCGTACGTACAGACGTCCTTCACCGGCACCACGGTGAAGGTGAAGGCGAGGGACGCGGTCAACTTCTACGTCAGCGTCGACGGCGGACCCGACGTCTTCCACGCGGGCGTACGCGGCACCGTGAACCTCACCCCCCAGCCCCTGGCGTCGGGCACGCACACCCTGCGGATCACCTACCGGTCCGGGGACACGGCCTTCCAGGGCCTGGTCCTGGACTCCGGGGCCCGTACGGTCGCTCCGGGGGCGTCGGCCGGGCTGATCGAGTTCGTCGGCGACTCCATCACCGCCGGTGCCCTCACCGACCGGCTGGCGCTCGACTCGTACGCGTGGAAGACCGGCGAGCGGCTGGGCATGCGGCACACGCAGATCGCCCGCTCCGGCTACTGCCTCGTCGCGCAGTCCGGCTGCACCGGACTGAGCGGTCAGTTCTTCAAGTCGGCCAGTACGGGCGCCACGAACTGGGACTTCTCCCGCTACCGGGCGAGCGCGGTCGTCATCAACCTCGGTACCAACGACATCGGGCACGGGGTGTCCGGTGCCGCGTTCCAGTCGGCGTACACCGCCTTCCTGCGGGACGTCCGCGCCAAGTACCCGGACGCGGTCCTCTTCGCGGTGCAGACGCTCAAGAAGCGGTACGTCACCGAGACCAGGGCGGCCGTCGGCGCGCGCAACAACGCCGGGGACGGCAAGGTCCGTTACGTCGACACGAGCGGCTGGCTCACGGACGGCGCCGACTACGAGGACGGCAACGGGCATCCCAACGAGGCGGGCCACACCAAGTTCGCGGGCCGGCTTGCCTCCGTCATCGGTACCGCCCTGAGCGGCACGGCGTCCGCCTCCGTGAAGCCGGCCGCTCCCGGACAGCCCGGCGACCCGAACATCAAGTTCGTCGGACGCTGGGACACCGCCGGCTCCAGCACCGCGTACACGCCCTACTGGGCCGGTGCCTACTACCGCGTCGGCTTCACCGGGCGGACCGTCCAGCTGAAGCAGCGCGGCACGATCGACTTCTGGGCGCGGATCGACAACGGGCCCGTGAAGTTCTACGACGACGTGAAGGGAACGGTGAACCTGACCCCGGCCGCGCTGTCCTCCGGCCGCCACACGCTCCAGGTCAACTACCAGGTGGTGGCGGGCTCCTATCGCGGTGACGCCGTATTCCAGGGGCTGGTCCTGGACAGCGGTGCGACCACCTTCGCCGCGCCCGCGCCGGCCAGGACGGTCGAGTTCGTCGGCGACTCGATCACCGTGGGCACGACGACCTCGCAGAACGCCCGTACCGCGTACGGCTGGCTGATCGGGGAGCGGCTGGGCACCGAGCACACGCAGATCGCCCAGGGCGGGGCGTGCCTGGTCGCCGCGGCGGACGGGTGCGTGGGTCTGGAGCGGCAGTACACCAAACTCAACCCGAACGCGGCGACACCCGACTGGGACACCGCCCGCTACCGAGCCGACGCCGTCGTCATCAACCTGGGCACCAACGACGTGGGCCACGGGGTGAGTTCGGCGCAGTTCCAGGCCGCCTACACCAGTCTGCTGCGCAAGGTCCGAGCCGCCCATCCGCAGGCCTGGATCTTCGCGCTGGAGACCTTCCGCGGCCGGTTCGTCCCGCAGACCGAGGCCGCCGTCCAGGGGGCGATCGCGGGCGGGGACTCCCGGCTTTCCTTCGTCGACACCACGGGCTGGCTGGGCTCCGGCGACCTCACCGACTCCGTCCATCCCAACGACCAGGGGCACCGCGCCATCACCGACCGTCTCGCCCCGATCATCGCCGCCAGGATCGGCGTCTGA
- a CDS encoding iron chaperone, producing the protein MTNTRKSTRSSGTAEARFDGFTAEERDAMKEHAQELKASARRSPRTAKADGESDVLAKIAGMSDADRVLAERLHEIVRSEAPDLSPKLWYGMPAYARDGKVVCFFQSAQKFKSRYATLGFSDQAQLDEGPLWPTTYALTELTADTEARIGELIRRAAG; encoded by the coding sequence ATGACGAACACACGCAAGTCCACCCGGAGCAGCGGCACGGCCGAGGCGAGGTTCGACGGGTTCACGGCCGAGGAACGCGACGCGATGAAGGAGCACGCCCAGGAGCTGAAGGCGTCCGCGCGTCGCAGCCCGCGCACGGCCAAGGCGGACGGGGAGAGCGATGTGCTCGCGAAGATCGCCGGCATGTCGGACGCGGACCGTGTCCTCGCCGAACGGCTGCACGAGATCGTCCGGTCCGAAGCGCCGGACCTCTCACCGAAGCTCTGGTACGGCATGCCCGCGTACGCCAGGGACGGCAAGGTCGTCTGCTTCTTCCAGAGCGCGCAGAAGTTCAAGTCCCGGTACGCCACGCTCGGCTTCAGCGACCAGGCACAGCTCGACGAGGGCCCCCTGTGGCCCACCACGTACGCCCTCACGGAACTGACCGCGGACACGGAGGCACGGATCGGCGAGCTCATCAGGAGGGCCGCGGGCTGA
- a CDS encoding pyridoxamine 5'-phosphate oxidase family protein, with protein MTGSSAGPRPRWERRRDTEHRLAHDVDAWVASASVDGVPYLVPLSFDWDGETLLVATPADSPTGGNLAATGATRLGLGPTRDVVMIEGEVEVLPIDALPRERGDRFAARTGFDPRASATPYRWFRITPRRVQAWREANELTGRELMRDGRWRT; from the coding sequence ATGACCGGTTCGTCCGCCGGCCCACGCCCCCGCTGGGAGCGTCGCCGTGACACCGAGCACCGGCTCGCCCACGACGTCGATGCCTGGGTGGCGAGCGCCTCGGTGGACGGTGTGCCGTATCTGGTGCCGCTGTCCTTCGACTGGGACGGCGAGACGCTACTGGTGGCCACCCCGGCCGACAGCCCGACCGGCGGGAACCTGGCCGCGACCGGGGCCACTCGGCTGGGGCTGGGCCCCACCCGGGACGTGGTCATGATCGAGGGCGAGGTCGAGGTCCTCCCCATCGACGCGTTGCCGCGGGAGCGGGGGGACCGGTTCGCCGCGCGCACCGGCTTCGACCCGCGGGCGTCGGCCACGCCGTACCGCTGGTTCCGTATCACCCCGCGCCGTGTCCAGGCGTGGCGCGAGGCGAACGAGCTGACGGGGCGTGAGCTGATGCGCGACGGCCGCTGGCGCACCTGA
- a CDS encoding ATP-binding protein: MSSPVVSAREAEVLALLGEHLSNAEISARLFISVRTVESHVSALLRKLDEPDRRALSRRAAELARAARPRPAPALPVPLTAFVGRARERAELAEAVKTRRQVTAAGPGGVGKTRLALAVAADAAGDFADGVWFVDLAPVTDPKRVGAAVAAAVGVGEQPGRGVDESVLAALADRQALLVLDNCEQIRDGVAPFLERLLVACPRLRVLATSRARMMVPFEWVFPVPPLSWDAGAESDAVALFMERAAAVGPPPEPAVRDRIAAICERLDGMALAIELAAARWPTLGLDGLTAGLSDQLRILAGGPRADDRHRSVRAALDWSHDLLEAEDRALLRRISVFVVPFTADAATAVAGFAPLDEAAVADGLGRLAEQSLLTATPSATGTRYQALETIRQYGTERLADTAELTAARSRHMDWCLTGATALTGAGAGAGAGGGGADGRARFDAMADDLRAALAWATDRPAQRPHAHRLALALAELTFTRNLLGESQQRYEQAAALAGDVVGVGDAVGGGDVVGGGDAPGPAGAARAAGDAAGAAAAAVALREAAGVAGCRRLGDDMFRLHRAAAEAARRADDTAGAARDLADAATVAYRFSSEFALLPAVDEVTALLAEARRQLSDAVVLPTDPPTDPAATATATATATATATAALALAEAAVVADAFGALQGNVDNTAQETVGYAERAVDLARRAGDPVAESAALDALSGARTWAGDSFGAAGAARRRIEILAPLPRTPAATHERMDALAMAAGTALGVGDLPQARRWGGQLADEPLFAEVEHHATSWLLVADAFAGNAADVLTGSERFLHAWRRSGRQRSFSLGPAAASVAMIHGLRGDHDARAAWLAIVDEAGTGAEHHHGYGAVLDAMFLLHHGDPDAALERVAPGPEQVWKWVSWIWLHWYVGLRAEAAVLTGHPEARDRVTAARGLVTGNPVVTAQLDRAQALLDGDPTRQLAAATAFDGAGCPYQSARTLLLAGNGHTAVGTSALAGLGLAPISG, translated from the coding sequence GTGTCCAGTCCAGTGGTCTCGGCTCGGGAAGCCGAAGTGCTCGCGCTGCTCGGTGAGCACCTCAGCAACGCGGAGATCTCCGCGCGGCTGTTCATCTCCGTGCGCACGGTCGAGTCACATGTCTCCGCCCTGCTGCGCAAGCTCGACGAACCGGACCGGCGGGCGCTCTCCCGGCGCGCGGCCGAACTGGCCCGCGCCGCGCGGCCCCGTCCGGCACCCGCACTCCCCGTACCGCTGACCGCGTTCGTCGGCCGGGCGCGCGAGCGCGCCGAGCTGGCCGAGGCGGTGAAGACACGCCGGCAGGTGACGGCGGCCGGTCCGGGCGGAGTGGGCAAGACCCGGCTCGCGCTCGCGGTGGCCGCCGACGCGGCCGGTGACTTCGCCGACGGGGTGTGGTTCGTCGACCTGGCCCCGGTCACCGACCCGAAGCGGGTGGGGGCGGCGGTCGCGGCGGCCGTGGGGGTCGGCGAACAACCCGGGCGCGGTGTCGACGAGTCGGTGCTGGCCGCCCTGGCGGACCGCCAGGCGCTGCTGGTGCTGGACAACTGCGAGCAGATACGCGACGGGGTGGCGCCGTTCCTGGAACGGCTGCTGGTCGCCTGCCCGCGGCTACGGGTCCTCGCGACGAGCCGGGCCCGGATGATGGTGCCGTTCGAATGGGTCTTCCCGGTTCCGCCGCTGTCCTGGGACGCCGGCGCCGAGTCGGACGCCGTGGCCCTGTTCATGGAACGGGCCGCGGCGGTCGGCCCGCCACCGGAGCCAGCCGTACGCGATCGGATCGCGGCCATCTGCGAACGCCTCGACGGCATGGCGCTCGCGATCGAACTCGCGGCCGCACGATGGCCCACCCTCGGACTGGACGGACTCACCGCCGGGCTCTCCGACCAGCTGCGGATCCTCGCCGGCGGCCCCCGCGCGGACGACCGGCACCGATCGGTGCGGGCGGCGCTGGACTGGAGCCACGACCTGCTGGAAGCGGAGGACAGGGCGCTGCTGCGCCGGATCTCGGTGTTCGTCGTGCCGTTCACCGCCGACGCGGCCACGGCCGTGGCCGGGTTCGCCCCGCTCGACGAGGCCGCGGTCGCCGACGGGCTCGGCCGGCTCGCCGAACAGAGCCTGCTCACCGCGACACCCTCCGCGACCGGAACCCGCTACCAGGCGCTGGAGACCATCCGCCAGTACGGGACCGAGCGGCTCGCCGACACCGCCGAGCTGACGGCCGCCCGGTCCCGCCACATGGACTGGTGCCTGACCGGCGCGACCGCCCTCACCGGAGCCGGAGCCGGAGCCGGAGCCGGGGGCGGGGGCGCGGACGGGCGCGCCCGTTTCGACGCCATGGCCGACGACCTCCGAGCGGCCCTCGCCTGGGCGACCGACCGCCCGGCGCAGCGCCCGCACGCCCACCGCCTCGCCCTCGCCCTGGCCGAACTGACCTTCACCCGCAACCTGCTGGGCGAGTCCCAGCAACGGTACGAGCAGGCGGCGGCACTCGCCGGTGACGTCGTCGGGGTGGGGGACGCGGTCGGTGGGGGTGACGTGGTCGGTGGGGGTGACGCCCCCGGTCCTGCTGGTGCGGCTCGTGCTGCCGGTGACGCGGCCGGTGCTGCCGCGGCTGCCGTGGCGTTGCGGGAGGCAGCCGGGGTGGCCGGCTGCCGCAGGCTCGGCGACGACATGTTCCGTCTGCACCGGGCCGCCGCCGAGGCCGCCCGCCGGGCCGACGACACCGCCGGTGCGGCGCGCGACCTGGCCGACGCGGCCACCGTCGCGTACCGCTTCTCCAGCGAGTTCGCCCTGCTCCCGGCCGTGGACGAGGTGACCGCCCTCCTCGCGGAGGCTCGACGACAGCTGTCCGACGCCGTCGTCCTGCCGACTGATCCGCCGACCGACCCTGCTGCCACTGCCACTGCCACTGCCACTGCCACTGCCACCGCCACTGCCGCTCTGGCCCTCGCCGAGGCGGCGGTCGTCGCGGACGCCTTCGGCGCGCTCCAGGGAAACGTGGACAACACCGCGCAGGAGACGGTCGGTTACGCGGAACGAGCCGTCGACCTCGCCCGGCGGGCGGGCGACCCGGTGGCCGAGTCCGCCGCCCTCGACGCGCTCTCCGGCGCCCGGACCTGGGCCGGTGACTCCTTCGGCGCGGCGGGCGCCGCCCGGCGTCGGATCGAGATCCTGGCCCCGCTACCGCGCACTCCCGCCGCCACGCACGAGCGGATGGACGCCCTCGCCATGGCCGCCGGAACGGCTCTCGGCGTGGGCGATCTGCCCCAGGCCCGCAGATGGGGCGGACAGCTCGCCGACGAGCCCCTGTTCGCCGAGGTGGAACACCACGCCACGTCCTGGCTCCTGGTCGCGGACGCGTTCGCGGGCAACGCCGCCGACGTACTCACCGGCAGCGAGCGGTTCCTCCACGCATGGCGACGGAGCGGCCGGCAACGGTCGTTCTCACTCGGCCCGGCCGCCGCGTCGGTCGCCATGATCCACGGCCTGCGCGGCGATCACGACGCACGGGCGGCCTGGCTCGCGATCGTCGACGAGGCGGGTACGGGAGCGGAACACCACCACGGCTACGGCGCGGTCCTCGACGCCATGTTCCTCCTCCACCACGGGGACCCGGACGCGGCCCTGGAACGCGTCGCACCGGGGCCGGAACAGGTGTGGAAGTGGGTCTCCTGGATCTGGCTGCACTGGTACGTGGGTCTCAGGGCCGAAGCGGCGGTCCTCACCGGCCACCCGGAGGCCCGGGACCGGGTCACCGCCGCGCGCGGCCTGGTCACCGGCAACCCGGTCGTCACCGCCCAACTGGACCGTGCGCAGGCCCTCCTGGACGGCGACCCGACCCGCCAACTCGCCGCGGCCACGGCGTTCGACGGCGCGGGCTGCCCCTACCAGTCGGCCCGCACGCTTCTCCTCGCCGGCAACGGCCACACCGCCGTCGGCACGAGCGCACTCGCCGGCCTGGGCCTCGCGCCCATCTCCGGATGA
- a CDS encoding DEAD/DEAH box helicase yields MNAKPSASGPSPDDTPRRAAAPQGEPSTPEAASRDLPPAESFDTLGLPPELLRAMTDLGVTEPFPIQAATLPNALAGRDVLGRARTGSGKTLAFGLALLVRTAGLRAESKRPLALVLVPTRELAQQVSDALEPYARTLKVRLATVVGGLSINKQQALLRTGVEVLVATPGRLADLVSRRDCHLNQVRITVLDEADQMCDLGFLPQVTEILDQVPSDGQRLLFSATLDHDVDQLVRSHLHDPVLASVDRVAGSVTTMEHHVLNIHGADKYATATEIAARDGRVLMFLDTKAGVDQFTRHLRASGVRAGALHSGKSQPQRTHTLSQFKDGAVTVLVATNVAARGIHIEALDLVVNVDPPADAKDYLHRGGRTARAGESGKVVTLVTPNQRREVNRLMSDAGIRPTVTQVRSGEAQLTAITGARRPPTATKSTSGNAPFRGIGTRPGRPAKESRKTAEARRTAEARAAARVRKGR; encoded by the coding sequence ATGAACGCGAAGCCGTCGGCCTCCGGACCCTCCCCCGACGACACACCCCGGCGCGCCGCGGCGCCGCAGGGTGAGCCCTCGACGCCGGAGGCGGCGTCCCGGGATCTGCCGCCGGCCGAGTCCTTCGACACGCTCGGGCTGCCGCCGGAGCTGCTGAGGGCCATGACCGACCTCGGGGTGACGGAGCCCTTCCCGATCCAGGCGGCGACGCTGCCGAACGCGCTGGCCGGCCGCGATGTCCTCGGCCGGGCGCGGACCGGGTCGGGCAAGACGCTGGCGTTCGGACTCGCGCTCCTCGTCCGGACGGCAGGACTGCGGGCGGAGTCGAAGCGTCCGCTCGCGCTGGTCCTGGTACCGACCCGGGAACTCGCGCAGCAGGTGAGCGACGCGCTGGAGCCGTACGCGCGGACGCTGAAGGTGCGGCTGGCGACGGTGGTCGGCGGACTGTCGATCAACAAGCAGCAGGCGCTGCTGCGGACCGGCGTCGAGGTGCTCGTCGCCACGCCGGGGCGGCTGGCCGACCTGGTGTCGCGCCGGGACTGTCATCTGAACCAGGTACGGATCACGGTGCTGGACGAGGCGGACCAGATGTGCGACCTGGGCTTTTTGCCGCAGGTCACGGAGATCCTCGACCAGGTCCCCTCCGACGGGCAGCGGCTGCTGTTCTCCGCCACGCTCGACCACGACGTCGACCAGCTGGTACGCAGCCATCTGCACGACCCGGTGCTCGCCTCGGTCGACCGGGTCGCGGGCTCGGTCACCACGATGGAACACCATGTGCTGAACATCCACGGCGCCGACAAGTACGCGACCGCGACCGAGATCGCCGCGCGGGACGGCCGGGTGCTGATGTTCCTGGACACCAAGGCCGGTGTGGACCAGTTCACCCGCCATCTGCGGGCCAGTGGCGTACGGGCCGGCGCCCTGCACAGCGGCAAGTCGCAGCCGCAGCGCACGCACACGCTCAGTCAGTTCAAGGACGGCGCGGTCACCGTGCTGGTGGCCACCAACGTCGCGGCGCGGGGCATCCACATCGAGGCGCTCGACCTCGTCGTCAACGTCGACCCGCCCGCCGACGCCAAGGACTACCTGCACCGTGGCGGGCGCACGGCGCGCGCCGGCGAGTCCGGGAAGGTGGTCACGCTGGTCACCCCCAACCAGCGGCGCGAGGTGAACCGGCTGATGTCCGACGCCGGGATTCGCCCGACGGTCACCCAAGTACGCTCCGGTGAGGCGCAGTTGACCGCCATCACCGGAGCCAGGCGCCCGCCGACCGCGACGAAGTCCACCAGCGGCAACGCCCCCTTCCGCGGCATCGGCACCCGTCCGGGCCGTCCCGCGAAGGAGTCCCGCAAGACCGCCGAGGCCCGCAGGACCGCGGAAGCGCGCGCGGCGGCCCGGGTACGCAAGGGGCGCTGA
- a CDS encoding phosphatase domain-containing protein yields MPVVHVMTGLPASGKTTAARKLQAESEGRMRRVNLDDLRAMLDVPLPEGAERRSYAHEQTVLAIQDAAVRAAVDGGFDVVVDNTHMTPHIPKRLKAAVAGLATFVVHDFTDVPVEECLRRDAERERPVGEEIIRILADKHAKSRKGGWRLTAEWLNDQPPVEPYTADPALPSAVMCDIDGTLALRGDRGAYDFTRCEEDLLNVSVRGALRSFRSADGDVIVLLSGRGEEHRGRTEAWLRAHEVPYDELWMRAAGDQRRDDVVKAELFDRHVRHRFAVRVSLDDRDRVVAVWRRMGLPTWQVNYGSF; encoded by the coding sequence GTGCCCGTGGTACACGTCATGACGGGCCTCCCCGCCTCGGGGAAGACGACCGCCGCGCGCAAGCTGCAGGCGGAGTCCGAGGGGCGGATGCGCCGCGTCAACCTCGACGATCTGCGGGCGATGCTCGACGTCCCGCTGCCCGAGGGGGCCGAGCGCCGGTCGTACGCGCACGAGCAGACCGTGCTGGCGATCCAGGACGCGGCGGTGCGGGCGGCCGTCGACGGCGGTTTCGACGTCGTGGTGGACAACACGCACATGACGCCGCACATCCCGAAGCGGCTCAAGGCGGCCGTGGCGGGGCTGGCCACCTTCGTCGTGCACGACTTCACCGACGTGCCCGTGGAGGAGTGCCTGCGGCGCGACGCCGAGCGGGAGCGGCCGGTCGGCGAGGAGATCATCCGGATCCTCGCCGACAAGCACGCGAAGTCCCGCAAGGGCGGCTGGCGGCTCACCGCGGAGTGGCTGAACGACCAGCCCCCCGTCGAGCCGTACACCGCCGACCCGGCGCTTCCCTCCGCGGTCATGTGCGACATCGACGGCACCCTCGCGCTCAGGGGCGACCGGGGCGCCTACGACTTCACGCGCTGCGAGGAGGACCTGCTCAACGTCTCGGTGCGCGGGGCGCTGCGCTCCTTCCGCAGCGCCGACGGCGATGTCATCGTCCTGCTCTCGGGGCGTGGTGAGGAGCACCGGGGCCGGACGGAGGCGTGGCTGCGGGCGCACGAGGTCCCGTACGACGAGCTGTGGATGCGCGCCGCCGGTGATCAGCGCCGCGACGACGTGGTCAAGGCCGAGCTCTTCGACCGGCATGTACGCCACCGCTTCGCCGTACGGGTCTCCCTCGACGACCGCGACCGGGTGGTCGCCGTGTGGCGCCGCATGGGCCTGCCGACCTGGCAGGTCAACTACGGCAGCTTCTAG
- a CDS encoding RNA ligase, with protein MSQAHLTLHELLPPEELAAALEAGHVTRKPHPELPLSIYTYTRTCQYERVWNRVTTRCRGLVADDATGEIVALPLPKFFNVGEHESGQPYAPSLPDEPFEVYDKVDGSLAVVFHYAGRWRVASKGSFVSVQATWAQRLLDGKDTSGLVPGVTYLAEILYPENRIVVDYGDRRDVVLLAAFAKDGTEVALAEAATGWRGIGSVVTVRPAVPLAELLAMTEGNRLPGGPAATGTDAEGFVLRFASGVRAKAKYAEYVRLHKVLTGVTERDIWRGHGIQRFAGLPAKQVAQALNCSAEDVVASGGRPLDALLEQVPDEFDTWVRGVVAGIEKQVEDRERAIDEAFRSLAHLVGDRGAFARAVRELPDAAVRPAMFLRLDERPTELVTYRATRPEASDPFKNDEEN; from the coding sequence ATGAGCCAGGCCCACCTGACTCTTCATGAGCTGCTGCCGCCGGAGGAGCTTGCGGCGGCGCTCGAAGCGGGGCACGTCACGCGCAAGCCGCACCCGGAACTGCCGTTGTCCATCTACACGTACACGAGGACATGTCAGTACGAGCGGGTGTGGAACCGGGTGACCACGCGCTGCCGCGGTCTCGTGGCCGACGACGCCACCGGTGAGATCGTCGCGCTTCCGCTGCCGAAGTTCTTCAACGTCGGTGAGCACGAGTCCGGTCAGCCGTACGCCCCGAGCCTCCCGGACGAGCCGTTCGAGGTGTACGACAAGGTCGACGGCAGTCTCGCGGTGGTCTTCCACTACGCCGGCCGGTGGCGGGTCGCGTCCAAGGGTTCGTTCGTCAGCGTCCAGGCCACCTGGGCGCAGCGGCTGCTCGACGGGAAGGACACCTCCGGTCTGGTTCCCGGGGTGACCTACCTCGCCGAGATCCTGTACCCGGAGAACCGGATCGTCGTCGACTACGGCGACCGGCGTGACGTGGTACTGCTGGCCGCGTTCGCCAAGGACGGCACCGAGGTCGCCCTGGCGGAGGCCGCGACCGGCTGGCGCGGCATCGGCTCGGTCGTCACCGTCCGGCCCGCCGTGCCGCTCGCCGAACTGCTGGCCATGACGGAGGGCAACCGGCTGCCCGGCGGCCCGGCGGCCACGGGCACCGACGCGGAGGGCTTCGTGCTGCGCTTCGCGTCGGGCGTACGGGCCAAGGCCAAGTACGCCGAGTACGTGCGGCTCCACAAGGTGCTCACCGGGGTGACCGAGCGGGACATCTGGCGCGGTCACGGCATCCAGCGGTTCGCGGGCCTGCCCGCCAAGCAGGTGGCGCAGGCGCTGAACTGCTCGGCCGAGGACGTCGTCGCGTCCGGCGGCCGGCCCCTGGACGCGCTGCTGGAGCAGGTGCCCGACGAGTTCGACACCTGGGTGCGCGGTGTCGTCGCGGGCATCGAGAAGCAGGTGGAGGACCGGGAGCGGGCGATCGACGAGGCGTTCCGGTCCCTCGCGCACCTCGTCGGCGACCGGGGAGCCTTCGCCCGCGCGGTGCGGGAACTGCCCGACGCCGCCGTCCGCCCCGCCATGTTCCTGCGGCTGGACGAGCGGCCGACCGAACTCGTGACGTACCGTGCCACCCGGCCGGAGGCGTCCGACCCTTTCAAGAACGACGAGGAGAACTGA
- a CDS encoding nucleotidyltransferase domain-containing protein: MTAEDVLFVLALLRQANADVWIGGGWGIDALVGEQTRTHRDLDLMHRQDQEDVVVAALHEVGFVETLNWRPIRFVVTAPDGREIDLHPLVFADDGSAVQASPEPERPFTYPSSCFVTGTVHGTSVACLSAEQQVYFHQGYEPSERDRHDMAQLRRVHGIATHF, encoded by the coding sequence ATGACAGCTGAAGACGTGTTGTTCGTCCTGGCCCTGCTACGACAGGCGAATGCGGACGTCTGGATCGGCGGAGGATGGGGGATCGACGCTCTGGTCGGCGAGCAGACGCGAACCCATCGGGACCTGGACCTGATGCACCGGCAGGACCAGGAAGACGTTGTGGTGGCGGCCCTCCATGAGGTCGGTTTCGTGGAGACCCTGAACTGGAGGCCCATCCGATTCGTGGTGACGGCACCGGACGGACGAGAGATCGACCTGCACCCGCTGGTCTTCGCCGACGACGGCTCAGCAGTGCAGGCGTCACCCGAACCCGAGCGTCCATTCACCTACCCGTCCTCGTGCTTCGTGACGGGCACCGTCCATGGGACGTCAGTCGCGTGCTTGTCCGCCGAACAGCAGGTCTACTTCCACCAGGGCTACGAGCCCTCGGAACGCGATCGTCACGACATGGCACAACTCCGCCGCGTTCACGGCATCGCAACGCACTTCTGA